A window of the Brassica napus cultivar Da-Ae chromosome C5, Da-Ae, whole genome shotgun sequence genome harbors these coding sequences:
- the LOC106392793 gene encoding uncharacterized protein LOC106392793 — protein MDKCDIILEKYSGKLKRINELHPCYLPLQYPLIFPYGEDGFRLGIQNGFTGNGKRKKHNISMREFFAYRIQIRNSGSQVLLLSRHLLQQFLVDAYTMIETHRLRYIRKNQANLRTLKFSKFVAAANDGNTTLPIEGNRIIIPSSFTGGPRYMHQMYLDALTICKYFGFPDLFITFTCNPKWPELSRYFRKYNLRSEDRPELCCRLFKVKLDCLMEDLTKKHLLGKTVSALYTIEFQKRGLPHAHILLFMDSKDKFPNAEDIDRIISAEIPEKTQEPKLYEVVKDMMIHGPCGVVNKKSPCMQDGKCSKFFPRKHVEKTTVDGQGYPVYRRREDGAFVEKKGIQLDNRFVVPYNKSLLLRYNAHINVEWCNQTRSIKYLFKYINKGNDRITATVTQKSSTTEATGAETREINNPRGEGETTMDEGAEAVVDEIKNYFEARLAKLLCIITFCLFFLIYECGIDSTMNYKYFRYISACESSWRILAFPTHYRSTPVENLTFHLEGEQPVIYKEGDSVESVLARVQNSKTMFLAWFYCCERYPEARDLTYAELPTRFVYDGKQKEWNPRKKGFAIGRLAPVSPSSGQKYFLRVLLNKVRGPRCYDDIKTVEGIVHPSYEDACYKLGLLDDDKEYIEGLKECSFWASSDYVRKLFGNMLLSGCLSTPKLVWEATTDILSEDILYIERKKRHNPGKKLHLIELIFNFMDYLKS, from the exons ATGGATAAATGTGATATTATTctggaaaaatattcgggaaaACTGAAAAGAATCAACGAGCTGCATCCTTGCTATCTGCCTCTTCAGTATCCATTGATATTCCCATATGGAGAAGATGGATTTCGATTAGGGATTCAAAATGGTTTCACCGGTAACGGCAAAAGGAAAAAGCATAATATCAGTATGAGGGAATTTTTCGCATACAGGATTCAAATCCGGAATTCTGGTTCGCAAGTCCTTCTTCTATCCAGACATTTGTTGCAGCAGTTTTTGGTAGATGCTTATACAATGATCGAGACACACCGTCTACGGTACATTAGGAAAAATCAGGCTAATCTACGGACACTGAAGTTCAGTAAGTTTGTTGCTGCTGCGAACGACGGTAATACAACTTTGCCTATTGAGGGTAACCGAATTATCATTCCCTCATCCTTCACAGGCGGTCCAAGATATATGCATCAGATGTATTTGGATGCTCTGACTATCTGCAAATACTTTGGGTTTCCAGATCTCTTCATAACTTTCACATGTAATCCTAAATGGCCTGAGCTGTCTAGGTATTTTCGGAAATACAATCTCAGGTCCGAGGACAGACCTGAACTGTGTTGTAGATTGTTCAAAGTAAAGCTGGATTGCTTGATGGAGGATCTAACCAAAAAACATTTGCTTGGCAAGACAGTGTCAG CACTTTATACTATCGAGTTCCAGAAGCGTGGGCTCCCACATGCTCATATTCTTTTGTTCATGGATTCAAAAGACAAATTTCCTAATGCCGAGGATATCGACCGCATTATTTCAGCCGAAATTCCTGAAAAAACCCAAGAACCCAAACTGTATGAGGTTGTAAAGGACATGATGATTCATGGACCATGTGGTGTTGTCAACAAAAAATCTCCGTGCATGCAAGATGGGAAGTGTAGCAAATTTTTCCCCAGAAAACATGTTGAGAAAACTACTGTGGATGGTCAAGGTTACCCTGTTTACAGGAGAAGAGAAGATGGGGCTTTTGTTGAGAAGAAAGGAATTCAGTTAGACAATCGGTTTGTTGTGCCTTACAACAAGAGTTTACTACTTCGGTATAATGCTCATATTAATGTGGAATGGTGCAATCAGACCCGGTCAATTAAGTACTTATTTAAGTATATCAACAAAGGTAATGACCGTATTACAGCAACAGTTACTCAAAAGTCGAGCACGACCGAGGCTACTGGAGCTGAGACACGTGAAATAAATAACCCAAGAGGAGAAGGTGAAACTACTATGGATGAAGGTGCTGAAGCCGTAGttgatgaaataaaaaattattttgaagcgAGGTTAGCAAAACTATTATGTATTattactttttgtttgtttttcctcATATATGAATGTGGCATCGATTCAACtatgaattataaatattttaggtaCATCTCTGCTTGTGAGTCGTCTTGGAGGATCCTTGCCTTTCCCACCCATTACCGATCTACACCTGTAGAAAATCTTACATTCCATCTAGAAGGAGAGCAACCTGTTATTTACAAGGAAGGAGATTCTGTGGAAAGTGTTTTGGCTCGTGTGCAGAATTCAAAGACAATGTTTTTAGCTTGGTTTTATTGTTGTGAGCGATACCCTGAAGCAAGAGATTTGACCTATGCAGAACTTCCGACAAGATTCGTATATGatggaaaacaaaaagaatggaATCCAAGGAAGAAAGGTTTTGCAATTGGGAGATTAGCTCCAGTTTCCCCAAGTTCTGGTCAGAAATATTTTCTGAGGGTTTTGTTGAACAAGGTTAGAGGTCCACGGTGTTATGATGATATAAAAACAGTAGAAGGGATAGTTCACCCAAGCTACGAGGATGCATGTTACAAGCTGGGTTTGTTGGACGATGATAAAGAATATATTGAAGGACTGAAAGAATGTTCTTTTTGGGCGTCCAGTGATTATGTCCGCAAACTGTTTGGGAACATGTTGTTATCCGGTTGTTTATCTACGCCTAAGTTGGTCTGGGAAGCAACCACTGACATCCTATCTGAAGATATTCTCTACATTGAGCGTAAGAAGCGTCATAACCCAGGTAAGAAATTGCATTTAATCGaacttatatttaattttatggaTTACTTGAAATCCTAA
- the LOC106404101 gene encoding uncharacterized protein LOC106404101 → MSQFTLLANLDLSIKNPTVRVKVISKWRVNSPSRIHKNTILFCDEKGVTIQGTIRDAFPKSFETIMNEGEWFGITNFKLEHSFGRVRMTKNRYNVILSEKSIIFKSEPTTYCNYYAFKPFGSIIRGLAHPMYCIDLYGALVGVGSLETYVLQGDGVGDNSLDNKLVFSLINPEFIQIKCIAYGSTARELHAYWSSIRANVILCVLTFWQIQWGEGGFRFMTNLEGCSKIMFNPSIPEIEAFKKK, encoded by the exons ATGTCGCAATTCACTCTTTTGGCCAACTTGGATCTATCGATCAAGAACCCTACAGTCCGTGTTAAGGTGATCAGTAAGTGGAGGGTGAATTCACCATCAAGAATTCACAAAAATACAATTCTTTTCTGTGATGAGAAA GGAGTAACAATCCAGGGTACCATTCGTGATGCTTTCCCTAAGTCATTTGAAACCATTATGAATGAAGGGGAATGGTTTGGGATTACTAATTTCAAATTAGAACACAGTTTCGGCAGAGTAAGAATGACCAAGAACCGATACAATGTTATTCTCTCTGAAAAATCGATCATTTTTAAGAGTGAGCCAACTACGTACTGCAACTACTATGCGTTCAAACCATTTGGTTCAATTATCCGTGGTCTTGCTCATCCAATGTACTGTATTG ACTTATACGGAGCACTGGTTGGTGTTGGGTCGCTTGAAACATATGTATTACAAGGCGATGGAGTTGGGGATAATTCTCTGGATAACAAATTGGTCTTCTCCCTGATAAACCCAGA ATTCATTCAAATAAAATGTATTGCTTATGGAAGTACTGCTAGAGAACTACATGCTTATTGGTCATCTATAAGGGCTAATgtcattttgtgtgttttaacaTTCTGGCAAATTCAGTGGGGTGAAG GTGGCTTTAGGTTCATGACAAACCTGGAAGGATGTTCAAAGATTATGTTTAACCCAAGCATTCCGGAAATTGAAGCTTTCAAGAAGAAGTAA
- the LOC125587185 gene encoding ATP-dependent DNA helicase PIF1-like: protein MLLRNIDPDVGLCNGTRLQITQLANHIIGARVITGKRVGEKVFLHRILITPTDTKLPFKMRRRQFPLKVAFAMTINKSQGQTLANVGLYLPRPVFSHGQLYVAVSRVKSRKGLKILITDTDAKPQDSTMNVVFKEVFQNLFDYHDDV from the coding sequence ATGTTATTGAGGAATATTGATCCTGATGTTGGGTTATGCAACGGGACGCGGTTGCAGATAACTCAATTGGCTAATCATATTATTGGAGCAAGAGTCATTACAGGGAAACGTGTTGGGGAGAAAGTCTTTTTACACCGTATTCTAATAACACCTACAGATACGAAGCTGCCATTCAAAATGAGGCGGAGGCAATTTCCCTTGAAAGTTGCATTTGCGATGACAATAAACAAGAGCCAGGGTCAAACACTTGCAAATGTTGGTTTGTATCTACCTAGACCAGTGTTTTCACATGGACAATTGTATGTTGCTGTTTCTAGGGTCAAGTCTAGGAAAGGGTTGAAGATTCTTATAACCGACACCGATGCCAAGCCACAAGATTCAACCATGAATGTTGTATTCAAAGAAGTTTTCCAGAATCTTTTTGACTATCACGATGATGTGTAG
- the LOC125587887 gene encoding ATP-dependent DNA helicase PIF2-like, translating to MTEEEILNCTLVMIENILQSKNSSLANWESMPKPIHTSQVYDDNQLLHQELNYDRDELQIKHDEWLRMLTDEQKSVYDEIIGAVLGKKGGVFFLYGFGGTGKTFLWNILSAAIRSRGDVVLNVASSGIASLLLPGGRTAHSRFGIPLNPDEFSTCNIEPGSHRSELISRASLIIWDEAPMMSKHCFEALDRTMCDIMNTTDDKPFGGKTVVFGGDFRQILPVIPRGNRADIVMAALNSSYLWKYCKVLQLTKNMRLFSETDVHEAEEIKAFSKWILDLGDGKINEPNNGETLIDIPKDLLITQCSEPIESIVSEVYGDTFKDSNDPIFFQERAILCPTNQDVDVINNYMLDHLTGIYCLCYPILILHLITPFHFFYVHIICICIFR from the coding sequence ATGACCGAAGAAGAAATTTTGAATTGTACTTTGGTCATGATTGAAAATATCTTGCAAAGTAAGAATAGTTCTTTGGCTAACTGGGAGTCAATGCCAAAACCCATTCATACTTCTCAGGTTTATGACGACAATCAGTTATTACATCAGGAACTTAATTACGACAGAGACGAACTGCAGATTAAGCACGATGAATGGCTTCGTATGCTGACAGATGAGCAAAAGTCAGTGTATGATGAGATTATAGGAGCTGTCTTGGGGAAGAAAGGTGGTGTCTTTTTCCTGTATGGTTTTGGAGGTACAGGGAAAACATTTTTGTGGAATATTCTTTCAGCTGCCATTCGATCTAGAGGTGATGTTGTCCTTAATGTTGCATCTAGCGGTATCGCCTCCTTATTGTTACCAGGAGGGAGAACAGCTCATTCACGGTTTGGAATTCCTCTAAATCCTGATGAGTTTTCTACATGCAATATAGAGCCTGGAAGCCATCGGTCTGAATTAATATCTAGAGCTTCTCTTATTATTTGGGACGAAGCACCAATGATGAGTAAGCATTGCTTTGAGGCTCTTGATCGAACTATGTGTGATATTATGAACACCACAGATGACAAACCATTTGGAGGTAAAACCGTTGTTTTCGGTGGTGATTTCAGGCAGATACTACCAGTCATTCCTAGGGGAAATCGAGCTGATATTGTAATGGCTGCTCTGAATTCTTCATATTTGTGGAAGTATTGCAAAGTTTTGCAGCTGACAAAAAATATGAGACTGTTTTCAGAGACAGATGTTCATGAAGCCGAGGAGATTAAGGCTTTTTCAAAATGGATTTTGGACTTGGGAGATGGAAAGATCAATGAGCCAAACAATGGGGAAACTTTGATAGATATTCCGAAAGATCTTTTGATTACTCAGTGCAGTGAACCAATTGAGTCAATAGTTTCGGAAGTTTATGGGGACACATTCAAGGACTCTAATGATCCAATATTTTTTCAAGAAAGAGCCATATTATGTCCCACCAACCAAGATGTTGATGTTATAAACAACTACATGCTTGATCATCTAACAGGTATCTATTGTTTGTGTTACCCAATATTAATTTTGCATCTAATTACTCCCTTTCATTTTTTCTATGttcatattatatgtatttgtattttcagGTGA